A window of Equus przewalskii isolate Varuska chromosome 16, EquPr2, whole genome shotgun sequence contains these coding sequences:
- the TPT1 gene encoding translationally-controlled tumor protein, whose translation MIIYRDLISHDEMFSDIYKIREIADGLCLEVEGKMVSRTEGNIDDSLIGGNASAEGPEGEGTESTVITGVDIVMNHHLQETSFTKEAYKKYIKDYMKSIKGKLEEQRPERVKPFMTGAAEQIKHILANFKNYQFFIGENMNPDGMVALLDYREDGVTPYMIFFKDGLEMEKC comes from the exons ATGATCATCTACCGGGACCTTATCAGCC ATGATGAGATGTTCTCCGACATCTACAAGATCCGGGAGATCGCGGACGGGCTGTGCCTGGAGGTGGAGGGGAAG ATGGTCAGTAGGACAGAGGGTAACATTGATGACTCGCTCATTGGTGGAAATGCCTCCGCTGAAGGCCCCGAGGGCGAAGGTACCGAAAGCACAGTAATCACTGGTGTTGATATTGTCATGAACCATCACTTGCAGGAAACCAGCTTCACAAAAGAAGCCTACAAGAAGTACATCAAAGATTACATGAAATC AATCAAAGGCAAACTTGAAGAACAGAGACCAGAAAGAGTAAAACCTTTTATGACAGGGGCTGCAGAACAAATCAAGCACATCCTTGCTAATTTCAAAAACTACCAG TTCTTTATTGGTGAAAACATGAATCCAGATGGCATGGTTGCTCTGCTGGACTACCGTGAGGATGGTGTGACCCCGTATATGATTTTCTTTAAGGATGgtttagaaatggagaaatgt taa